In one Drosophila albomicans strain 15112-1751.03 chromosome X, ASM965048v2, whole genome shotgun sequence genomic region, the following are encoded:
- the LOC117578329 gene encoding deubiquitinase DESI2 gives MNMIFNRLPWLNCFNGRRESCEELLPLNEYNREPVILNVYDLFNVNEFGAARIGLGIFHTGIQVYDKEYTYGGHSYSNSGIFEMMPRTAEIELGEHFHYRESIQLGYTQFTRDEVMRIVEQLGCQFTGNSYHLTSNNCNHFSDAMSRILCGQQIPKWINRLAYFIDCVPFLQRCLPTEWMSPM, from the coding sequence ATGAATATGATCTTCAATCGCTTGCCATGGCTTAATTGCTTCAATGGACGTCGCGAGAGCTGCGAGGAGCTGCTGCCATTGAATGAGTACAACAGGGAGCCGGTGATCCTCAATGTCTACGATCTGTTCAACGTCAACGAATTCGGGGCAGCACGAATCGGTCTGGGAATCTTTCATACCGGCATTCAGGTGTACGACAAAGAGTACACTTATGGCGGCCACAGTTACTCCAACTCGGGCATCTTTGAGATGATGCCACGCACTGCGGAGATTGAGTTGGGAGAGCATTTCCACTATCGCGAGAGCATTCAGCTGGGCTACACGCAGTTCACCCGTGACGAGGTGATGCGCATTGTGGAGCAACTGGGATGTCAATTCACAGGGAATAGCTATCATTTGaccagcaacaattgcaatcaCTTCTCGGACGCCATGTCGCGCATCCTGTGTGGCCAGCAGATACCCAAGTGGATAAATCGACTCGCCTACTTCATCGACTGTGTGCCCTTCCTGCAGCGTTGTCTGCCCACCGAGTGGATGAGCCCAATGTAA